Part of the Mytilus trossulus isolate FHL-02 unplaced genomic scaffold, PNRI_Mtr1.1.1.hap1 h1tg000486l__unscaffolded, whole genome shotgun sequence genome, aaaataaaaaggtatGGGGATAAATTAATAGAAGAACTTAACAAATAGCAATATATAAGGCAATAATGAAACCCTTTTGCTAGTCAAGAGTAAAAAAATGATGGTGTAccaatgttttgattttgtttattttatcagtCATTGGACTTTTGATAGAAATGGGAGGatttataatacaattaattgaTTTATGAGCAAACACATTTAATTCTAAATGCCGATGAGGCAAGGAGGTAGTAAATCtcccttttaatttttatttatgtatgaaatTATTGCTTATAATATCCGCTAAATCATAGAAATGCGGGGAacaattcaaaaacatttaagtgAAAAACAGCTATTTTGATGTTATACATAAAATCAcagtacgtcacatccggttacATACAAAAAAGggtcaataaatatttaattgtatttgacagttgtaggaaAATTTAATCCTATATCTCATTgcagtaaaaaaaatgtctgggTCATGAGCTTATATCTTGGGTATTTCTAAGCatctttaatttcttatttgctgcttcattcatattttagaaACTTGAAATTACCTGGTTACTAAAGCTTTTACACAagtaaaaaagaagagaaaactataatggttaacttccagtgatgttttgttttttatgcaaGAAAATGTTATGCAAAATTGTGTCTGTAGTACTGCACAGGATTACACTTTACTCATGCcacgtttttctttttttgaaacaaaggtaaattctgcagatttttttgaaaagttgaaaatttaacaaagggaaaaccaatggtggtattacattAGTCTTTTCAGACATTACTCAATGTAAAGAgccttttaaattattgaaaatataagacATCCATTCTATTCTCACATcgtatttagaatttttgtttgTAGACTGATTGTCATAGAAAGGGCGGATTCCTagtaaaaattgacaatactGTTGAAAGTTGGTTCCTGAAATCGTTTATAATTATCGGTAAGTACAAAAGGAATGGTAATTAGTACATAAATACTCCTATATAAAACTGACTGAATTTTGCAGTTaatcttatattttgtataggGGAATGTATTTAAAGAACACAGACAATATCGGTATCTGTCACATTAAAGTATCAATATACAAAGTTAATTAAGCACTTTCAAAGTAAGTAAAACAAAACCAGCAAACTCGAAGTGTGATATCTGGTGATTTGGCACGGTAGGCAGTTCCTGCTTCAATAGTTACAAATGTGTGACTGTTGTATGACTGAACGCCTACGCCGAGGAACGAAATGAAAAAGCATACGTCCATTGAATGCAAAAGTAttataacataatatataatattttggtTAGAGTGATCTGATTCTATTTCACAGGGATTTCATTGAGATATTTGAgtagaacaatttttttttaaatacacgtACTAATAGTAGGCAATTGtaaaattctaataaaaaagataGATCATGTGGTTTGACTaacaaagagacaactatcaacaagaGATCAACTGACACAGACAgtatcaactataggtcatcgtaaggtCATCAGCAATGAGCCAACACCGAAAAATGAGTATAAACGGCCccaaaatgataaatgtaaaaaaagttaaacgatAAAACTAACAGTTtggtttatgtacaaaataataaaggaATAACAGATATAATATAAAGCAACAAAAGATAACCATTGACTTACAGGCTCTCTGCTGGACAGGCACATACCGAATgtgtcggggttaaacatgtaagtggGTACCCAATCCAACCTTGATCCCGGCCCAGTGGTGCTACAGGATACCACTAGAACTGCTACAATTAATGaacaaaaatcaaactaatATCAAAGCGACAAAATACAACCATCCGATTACAGGCACCAcaagacttgggacaggcacatacagaatgtggctgGATTAAAAATGTTCGCGAGATCAAACCCGTCCCTTTACATGAGACTGtgttgtaacagtacaacatatgaACAAACTATTCAACTAATCCCTTAAATAACTTATTAGCTAAATACAAAGAACGATGTTTACTTTCAGATAAAAACCCAGGTCACGTGTGGATTGGAGCTCATGATTCAGTACAAGAATCACGTTTTATATGGGAATCCGATAATACCGTGCTAACCTATACCGACTGGAATACGGGCGAACCTTATAATGCTGGTCAAGAAGACTGTGCACATATGAATAGTGGCGCTAAATATAAGTGGAATGACATTCAATGTTcacataaattttcatttatttgtgaGAAACATTAAAACCAACTGTGGTTTAattctcatgtttttttttatgtctgtaaAAATGAGAGTTAACTTTGCACATAGTTATtcctttttattaaatattgtttttctacAGTATGAACTTTATTTTGATAGCGTTCGCTTTGTCTAATATTAAGCACTTACTAAtgtttattagatacaaatgcatataacagatcaacataacttaactcacaaattaataaaaaaaaaaaaaggttcaactgcacttgaaataaaaaaaaatatattctaactACATAAATCTGTTACTCTATTGCATTTAGCATGTCGACCAgtaatacatttattgaaatatgatcactgaaatttaaattatcGGGAGTAAACATAATGTGGGAGGACAattctttaataatatttagcaactttacacattttttttaaaatctacatGTTTGCAGTTCATGCATGCATGTCCCTTTTATGCGTACGATTATATGaatacggtccaaatactcatggTTTTGGACatgaaattgagaaaggaaatggggaatgtgtcaaagcgacaacaacccgaccatagagcagaaaacagacGAAGGCGTCCTACTATGTATCACAAATAGGAATGTATTTCGATAAACACATATCAATTACACTTATGCGAACATATTACACATGACGGattaataaattacatataaaCTATCTTTGGTCAAAGTTCTAAATTGTCTCAATTCATGCTAATAGAACGAAAAAATTCAAGGATAGCAAGGCACACGTAGGGAATAACAAAAACTTCGTACAATAAATATCTCACTGATGATCATGATCAAGAaaggtttaagtttttgttttcattatccATTGTTTTCTTTCTTAGTTCGATAAATCATCGAATGCATCTTATCAATCGTGACAGGTGCCGTGTACGATCTGGGATGCTGCAATgataattttctgtttaataGACAATTGTTTGTCTCTCTCCGACttgttgttttctatatttttatgagGTCATTTTACAATGCTTACAGTATCTTCATACctaatttattataatgaatAGTTAATAGATGATGGAATTGTGACGTGCATAATTAAGAtctcaaatttgtattttgttagaTCCCTGACATATGGTCTGCACCATTCTCTTCATGTTTCTGAACAAAAGGATGGACCGTTTTAATAAGGAAACGTCATTACTGTTATTCGTCATCCCTTCTGGTAATTTGGCGTTCATGTCAATTCTGTTAAGTATTTATACTTTACCTTtacacagtgtagatactattctgtacgctatccggaagtcgcgattttcgaagcgagaactttttgaatcacattttaaatttgttaaatatactatattaaacagtaagatgttcatctgtacattgcttaatgattaattcagctgacatcgatattcacaaatggtttataattaaatttagc contains:
- the LOC134702477 gene encoding perlucin-like protein translates to MRSCYYFQFKSKMTWNAAKTDCHRKGGFLVKIDNTVESWFLKSFIIIDKNPGHVWIGAHDSVQESRFIWESDNTVLTYTDWNTGEPYNAGQEDCAHMNSGAKYKWNDIQCSHKFSFICEKH